The DNA window CGACGCCGCACGTTCGGCGGCGAAGCGACGATCCCCGGCGGCAGAACGATCATCGTCTCGGCCCCCGTCGCTGGCGCGATCGGTCCGCCTGCCCAGGGCCAGATTCCTCTGCCGGGTGAGTCCATCCAGGCCGGCCAGGCGGTGCTCTCGCTCGTCCCGCTGCTCACGCCGGAACGCGACGTACCAACGCCTGCCGAACGGGTGCAAATGGCGAACGCCCGCGCCACGCTGCTCTCGGCCTTGACCGTCGCCAAAGGCGATGTGGCCCGCAGCCAGGCCGAAGTCGACGCGGCCAAAATCGCTCTGAATCGGGCCGAACAGTTACTGGCCGACCAGGCTGGAACGGCCCGCGCGGTCGACGACGCCCGCGGCCAATGGAACATTGTTACTTCCTCGCTCACCGCCGCGAAAGAGCGGGAGGAGCAGCTGGACGCCCTGCTGACCGAACTCGATTCGCCAGCCGGCGAAGCAGCCAAGGCGACGCCCTTGACGCTTCATTCGCCCCAGTCGGGCGTGATCCGCAACCTGGCGGTTTCCCGCGGACAGACCGTGAACGCGGGGGCCCCGTTGTTTGAGGTCCTCGACACCCGGACGATCTGGATTCGCGTGCCGCTGTATGTCGACCTGCTGACAGAAGTTGACACCACCGCCGCCGCCCTGGTCAAACCGCTGGGACAACGCGGGCGACGGGCCGCATTCTCCGCTGCGACGGAAGACGCTGCCGCAGCGACTCTGCCCCCGCAAACCACGGCCGCGCAGCCGATCACGGCGCCGCCCACGGCCGATCCGCTCAGCGGCACGGCCGATCTGTATTACGAGGCCGACAACGCCTCCCTCCACTTGCGGCCCGGGCAGCGGGTCGGCGTGGAGATCCCGCTGCAGGGCGCCGGCGAAGCACTCGTCGTTTCCGCCAAAGCGATCCTCTATGACATCTACGGCGGCGCCTGGGTCTATATCAAATCGGGCGAGCATGCCTACCAGCGGGAACGAGTGCTGATCCGCTATACGGCCGGCGGCCTGGCGGTGCTGGACCAGGGACCGGCTCCCGGCGTAGAAGCGGTCGTCGACGGCGCCGCGGAACTGTACGGCGCCGAATTTGGAGCCGGCAAATGAGTTGGCTCATTGAATCCTCTTTACGCATGCGGGTGATCGTCATCGCGTTGGCGATCGCCCTGATCGTGGTCGGCGTGCGCACCGCCGACAACATTCCGCTCGACGTGTTCCCCGAGTTCGCGCCGCCCGTCGTCGAGATCCAGACGGAAGCGCCCGGCGTATCGACCGAAGAGGTCGAAAGCCTGATCACGGTGCCGATTGAGAACAGCCTCAACGGCATCCCGTTTTTGAAAACGGTCCGCTCCAAGTCGGTGCTGGGACTGTCGTCGGTCCGCCTGATTTTCGCCGAAGGCTCCGACCTGCTGATTGCCCGGCAACTGGTACAGGAACGGCTGTCGACGATCGTCGCCAATCTGCCCGCGAGCGCCCTGGCGCCGCGGATTTTGCCGCCGCTATCGTCGCTCAGTCGCTGCCTGAAGATTGGTCTCTGGCAGGAGCGGCCGGACGTTTCCGATATCGACGCCCAACGGGAAATGACGGTCCTCGCCCGCTGGACGCTGCGTCCGCGATTGATGGCGACCCCGGGCGTGGCGAACGTCGCAATCTGGGGAGAAAAAGACCCGCAGCTGCAGGTGGTGGTCGATCCTGATCGCCTCCAGGCGAACAACCTCACGCTCGACACCGTGCTGCTGACCGTCCGCGATGCGGTGATGATCGGGGCCGGCGGATTTGTCGATACGGCCAACCAGCGGCTGGCGATCCGGCATCTGCCGCCGGTCTATTCGCCGGAGGAGTTGGGCGAGGTGGTGATCGCCTTTCGCGGTGGCGCGCCGCTTCGCATTCGCGATGTAGCGGAAGTGATGATCGACCATGCGCCGCCGATCGGCGACGCCATTATTAACAGCCGCCCTGGGCTGTTGCTGATTGTGGAGAAGCAGCCCTGGGCCAACACGCTGGATGTAACCCGCGGCGTGGAAGCGGCCATGAAGTCGATGGAGCCGGCGCTGGGCGCCACGCATTACGATACGACCATCTTTCGACCAGCCACGTTTATTGAACGGTCGATCGCCAACCTGGGCCAGTCGATGCTGATTGGCTGCGTGCTGGTGGTGGTCGTGCTGATCCTGTTCCTGTTTGACTGGCGGTCCGCCCTGATCAGTGCGACGGCCATTCCACTGTCGCTGGTCGCCACGGCGATGGTGCTCTACTGGCGCGGCGGCACGATCAACACCATGGTGCTGGCCGGGCTGGTGATCGCCCTGGGCGAAGTCGTTGACGACGCCATTATCGATGTGGAGAACATCGTCAGGCGGCTGCGCATCAACAGCCAGTCAGAGCATCCCCGCAGCGCGTTCGCCGTAGTGCTGTCGGCATCGCTGGAGGTTCGCAGCGCGGTCGTTTACGCCACGCTGATTGTGATCTTTGCGTTCCTGCCGGTCTTCTTCCTGGAAGGACTCGCCGGCTCCTTTTTCCGGCCGCTGGCAATGGCGTACATCCTGGCGATTCTGGCCTCGCTGCTGGTCGCGCTGACGGTCACGCCCGCTCTCAGCCTGATGCTCTTGCCGCAGGCCGCATCGCGTCGCCATCGCGATGGGCCGCTGGTCGCCATTCTGAAACGCATGTACCGCGGCGTCCTGCCAATGCTGCTTCGCCGCCCGCGCATCACGCTGGCTAGCAGCCTGGCGCTGGTTGGCAGCCTGGGGCTGCTTCTGCCGCTGCTGGGCGAAGAGCTGATGCCTCGCTTCAAGGAGACCGACTTCCTGATGCACTGGGTCGAGAAACCGGGTATCGGCATCGACGCCATGAACCGGATCACGATCCGCGCCAGTGAAGAGCTGATGGAAGTCGACGGCGTGCGAAACTTCGGTTCGCACATCGGCCGCGCCGAAGTCGCCGACGAAGTGGTCGGCCCCAACTTTACCGAACTGTGGATCAGCATCGACGAGTCGGCCGATTACGACGCCACGGTCGCCGAAGTGCAAGAGATCGTCGACGGCTACCCGGGCCTGTACCGCGACCTGTTGACCTACCTGACCGAACGGATCAAGGAGGTGCTCAGCGGGACGAGCGCCTCGATCGTGGTTCGCACCTATGGCCCCAACCTGGAGCAGCTCCGGGCGACCGCCCAGGAGATCGCCGGCGCCATGAAAAACGTCAAGGGCGTCACCACGCTGAAGGTCGAACCGCAAGTGCTGACGCCGCAGATCGCCGTGAAAATGCGGCCCGAGGCCGCCTCCCGGTTCGGCCTGACATCTGGCGCCCTGATGCGAGCCGTGACCACACTGGTCAATGGCTCGCGTGTGGGCGAGATTTACGAAGACCAGAAGATTTACGGCGTGGTTGTGCGCGGCGAGAATCGACTGCATCCCGACGTAGCTTCGCTGTCGGATCTGATGATCGACACCCCTTCCGGCGCCCAGGTTCCGCTGCGGGATGTGGCCGACATCGCCGTGGTTCCCGCACCGAATGTGATCCAGCGGGAAGGGGCCTCTCGCCGGATCGACGTCACTTGTAATGTGGCCGGTCGCGATCTGGGAAGCGTCGCCCGGGATATTGAAAAAGCGGTGCTGGCCGACGTCCACTTTGGCGAAGGCTACCATCCCGAGTTCCTCGGCGAGTACGCGGAAGCGCAAGCCTCGCGGCAGCGAATGATGCTGCTGTCGGTGATCGCCGTGATCGCCATTCTGCTGATCCTGTATGTCGATTTCCAGTCCTGGCGCCTGGTGCTGATCATGGCGCTGATGTTGCCGCTGTCGCTACTGGGCGGGGTGGTCGGCGCGCTGGCGGTGGGCGGCGTGATCTCGCTGGGCTCGCTGGTCGGCTTCGTGACCGTGCTGGGCATCGCCGCCCGGAACGCCATTATGCTGGTCAGCCATTACCGGCACCTGGAGCAGGAAGAAGGACTGCCGTTCGACCTGGAACTGATCCTGCGCGGGGCCGAAGAACGCCTGGCCCCCATTCTGATGACGGCCCTGACGACCGGCCTGGCGCTTGCGCCTTTAGTGCTGACCGGCAACGTGCCTGGTCAAGAGATCGAATACCCCATGGCCTGCGTGATCCTGGGCGGCATCGTCACGTCCACATTCCTCAACCTGTTCGTCCTGCCGATCGAGTTCTACCTGTTCGGCCAGCTCCCTCCGGGATCGCGGGCGGAGAAGGAATAAGGCAACGGGGAAAGAGAAGCAACGCGGAGAAAGAAGCAGAAGAGTGGCAGGCAAAGCCTGCCAGCTGCGATGATTTTGTTTTTTGAAAAAGCGAAGTAGAAATCGGCCTCGGATCGCCCAGCCGTTGCCCGCCGACAACTCTCCTTCTCTCTCTTTTCCTCTGCGTTTCTCTGCGATCTGCGCGGTGCATCCTTCTTCGCTTTCCGGTAAACCCCGCCGGCCTACGCCGCTTCATTTTCCGACTGGTCCCGGCCGGGTTCTTCGTTCTCGGCGGGGACGAACTGCACGGCGATCGGGCGGGTCGTGTCCAGATGGATGTCGCGTTGCGGGAAGGCGATGCTGATCTCGGCTTCGCGGAACAAATGATCGATCTGAAAACGGAGGTCGCTTTCGATCCGCTTCTGCTCCGTGACGGATCGCACTTTGACCCAGAAATGCAGCTCAAAGTTCAACGCGTTGTCGCCGAACTCGGCAAACCAGACAAACGGCTCCGGCTGTTTCAGCACGCGCCCGTGCTCGGTGGCCGCATGCTTCAGCAGGCGGGTCGCTTCCCGGGTCGACGAACCATAAGCGATGCCGATATTCACCTGCGTGCGCAGCTTGTCGTCGCCGCGGGTCAGGTTCACCACATTGCTTTCCAGGAACGTGCTGTTGGGAACGATGATCTCCATATTCCGCCCGGTCCGGATCCGCGTGCTGCGGGCGCCGATCTGTTCAACATTGCCGTACAGGTCGTCAATCTGGATCAGGTCGCCCACCTTGATGGGGCGTTCGGCCAGCAGGATCAAACCGCTGATGAAGTTGTTGAGAATGTTCTGGCTGCCAAAACCGACGCCGATGGCGATGGCGCCGCCGAGGAAGGCGAACATGGTCAGCGGCACGTTGACAAACTTCAAAGCAGTCAGCGTGAAGCCGACCAGCAGCACATAAAACGACAGCGACTGCAGGGCCGCCACGCCCGATTCGTTCATGCGGAAACGCCGATGCTGCAGCCGTTTCCCCAGCGAGCGGCTGAGCAGACGGGCCAGGGCGAAACCGCACAGAATCAGGAACATGCCGACCAGCACCTTGCCGACCGTCAACGGATGATCGTCGACGGTGGTGAGTTCCGTGTTCCAGATTTTCTCGGCGTAAAAGTAAAAGTTCTCAGACCAGTCGGCTAACGTCCAGGTGTTGACGTCGCCTTCGATCTCGGAGATGAGTTTCTCCGTCAGGCGACGGCTGGATTCGATGCTGACAATGTTGGCGTCGTACACCTGGATAATGCGGCCCAGGGTATCGCGCTGATCTTCGATCCAGCGGCGGGCCTTGTCGATGTCGGCCGACTGCAGCAGCTTGTCGCGGCCAGCCATATCCTGCCGCAACTCGTCGATCCGCATTTGATCTATTCGCTTCTCCCGTTCGAGCTGGTCCAGTCGGGCGCGGGCCTCTTCGCTCCAGGTAATGAGCTCTTCGGTTTTGGCGGTCCGGCGAATCACGTGGAACCGCCGCTGCCACAGTTCGCGGTTGACGCCCCGGCGTTGCAGTCGCACGTTCAGCAACGAAACCATCGTATGGAACCGCTGTCGGGCCAGCTGTTTGGCTTCGACCTGCTGCACCAGTTCGACACTTTTTTCGGTAGCCGAATCCAGCTGGCTGCGGGCCCGCGTCCATTCACTTTCCGCGTACTTCAGGTTGGACTCCGCCCGGCGAAGTTCGTTGCGCAAGTCTTCTTCGTGTTTGTCGATCTCGATCATCTGCTCCTGCAGATCGCGATCCGAGAACACGCTGGCTTTGGAAAACCAGACGACCTTCGCCTGCAGCAAGTCGACCTGCGCTGTGTGCAGCTTCTGGGCCAGCTCCTGGTTGGCCTGTTCCTGTTTGGCCTGGGCCAGACTTTCCGTGGCGATGCGGACTTCGAGCTCGGCAAACTTTAACTCGTTGGCAAGCTCGGTTTTCTTCTCTTCGTCGGTGTTCGCCTCGGCCGCTTCCCGTGCGAGTCGATACGCCTGCTGCCGGGTTTCCAGCGTCTGCTTCGCCCGGGTGATCTCTGCGTCGGCTCCGTCGGCGACGGACTCGACTGTTTCGGTCCGCGCCTGGCGGGCGGCCAGCTCATCGCGCGAGTGGTCAAGCATCAGGAAAGAGTACGGCGGCTGTTCCGGCGGCCCCTGGACTCGAACCGCTTCCACCTGCGCGGTCAGGTCTTCCAGCCGCATCTTCAGATCCTGATGTTCCTTTTTGGCGACCCCCTGCTGGGCGACGACGACTTCGAGCTGTTTCAGCAGCTCGACTTCGCGCTGCAAGGGTTCCGGCGCCGCGACGACCTCTTCATCGGAAGTTTCTTTGGCGGTTTCCGCGGCCGTCTCTTTCGCCGTTTCCAGCGTGCGCTGCGCGACACGCAGTTCTTCGGAAACTTCCTCGCGTTTGGACTGGGCCGCTTCGGTTTCCGCGGCCGCGGCGGCTGCCTCGACTGCTGCGGCGGTCTCCTCCGCAGCGGCTTCTGTTTCCGCGTCGGCCAGCGGGGGTGCGACGGGCTCGACGACCGCGGGAGACGCGACCACTTCGCCTTGCGCGGAATTCAACACGGGCGGTTGCGCCTGCAGCCAGGCGGCGACCAGCAACAAGGCGAGGCCTGAGAATAAGGGAAGCCCGTTTCGCATCACGTTCCTTGCTTTCATTCAGGACAGATGTGTTACGTGCAATCCCTGCGGCGGGACTCCCTTGGCAAAGGGAAAGCCAGCGGCGCCAGCCGGATTGCTCTGCAGAAAATGGGTTCCCGTCGCTTCGCCCGAGCAGACGGGCTGGGAACACTAGCAAACGGGCTGTACGCCAGCAAGATCGCTCTGGCGGGAAAAGCGGACTGCCTGACCAGGCAAACTCTTCTCCCCTGCCCTCTCATGAAAAAGTTCCACAGCGATGGCGGACCGAAGGAGTGGGGTTCAGGGCCCCGGCAGCACTCCAGACACAGCACGTGAAAACACGCAAGTCGTTTTGCAAAAGGACTTTACAAAAAACCCTAAAAAATGCGGCAGTTTTCTGTCCGGAACACCGTCCCTTGGGGGATGTACTGGCGCCGACATGGCAGCAAAACGATGGGTAACAAATTCCAGGCAATTTCGCCTGACATCCCAGACAAACAACGGCCGCCTACCAGGAGTGAAACTATGAACCGCCTGCTCAACTCTTCGATCGCTCTGACCGCTGGCCTGATGATTTGCCTGTTCGCCCAGAACGCCTCGGCCCAGATGCCCACGATCGAACGGGTGTATGCGGTGCAGATCCAGGCGACTTCGACGGAAACCGACGCCTGGCGAACGATTGGCGTCTACAAGAGCCGCACCCAGGCAGAAGCCGATGTGGCGACCTCCCGCATCGGCGGACGTTTCGGAAAGGTCCGCATTGTGCCGCAACTGCGGGCCGAAGCGGATGCCGACGCCGCTCCGGCGACCGGGAAAGCGCAAAACGGATCCGCGGCGCCGGTCAACGCGGGCAGCTCCCTGTCGGTCCGCTCGTTTCGCCTTTAAGACTCCGGCCGCGAGAGCAGCCAGTCCATAAAAAAACGCGGCCGTTTTCAGGTCGCGTTTTCTATTTCTTGCGGGAAAACCCGCTTCTGGGCGACAACCCGCACCAGGCGTGCTTAGGCGCAATCGCACCGCTGCAGGAGCTCTTCGGCCCGTTTCATCAGGGCCAGCCCGGAGTCGCTGGGCGGCGAGTCGCCGTTTTCTGCATCAAAGGAGTCAAACTTTGCGTGACAGTGTTTGCACGCAACTTTCTTACCGAGGTAGGCTACCGGAACATTCAAGCTCCGGCTACAGGTAGGACAGATGAGACGAAAGTAGACACGAACGGACACGTCGGGGCTCCTTCGCTAGGATCAATACTTGAAACGGCCCTCCGCCCCGGCAAACACACCGGAACAACATGCGGCCATTCAAACCCTTGATCCAAGACACTTGAGGAAAGAACTAACCTTCGCCAGAGACAAGAGCGAAACGCCTATCGCCTGCGAGAGCGAATGAAGCCGATAAGCTCCATTTTGCTACCCGACCGGTTCAGGGTCAAGTAATATGTCAGTGGTAACCGCCGGTTCTGTGCATTGTCAATCAGCTAATTTCCTACCCCCGCTCGAAACTCCTAAAAACGCGTGACATCCCAAGATTATGCGGAATATACCGCGCAAAAACTTGCGGATTTTCCCGTAAAAAATGGGCGATGCTAGCATTCTGCTCCGCCTGACTGGCCTCGGAGCGGGGAATGGACCGACCGTTTGCCGCCCGCTCGATTTACGCCTGGCTGATGATCAGCTGTTGCGGCGTGGGGGGAGCCTGGTGCAGCTCGCTCTGCGTCAGGCCGGCCTCGCTCCACATCGCCTCGTATTCGGCGAACGTATACGCGTCGCCCGCAGGCGTGGAAGCCAGCATGGTCATCGCAAAGGCGGCCGAAGCCGGCGGCGATACGCGGTCTTCGTTCGGCACAAATTCCAGCGTGACGACATAGCCCCCGGCATTCAAACAGCCGGCCATCTTCCGCATGAGTGACACACACGTGTCACGATCAAAGTGATGGAAAAAGTTCGTCGCCAGCACCAGGTCAAAACCGACGCCGTAGTCAATCGACAAGGCGTCCCCCGGCAACAAGGCGTAACGGTCCGAGACGCCCGCCCGGGCGGCGTTCTGTTCCGCCACCGCCAGCACCTTGCCCCAGTCCAGCGCCGTGACCGACGCCTGCGGGTTCTGCCGGGCGACTTCGACGCCGAAGAGCCCATGCCCGGCGGCGATATCCAGCACGCGGATCGGGCCCGGGCTGCGCTGGGCCGCCAGGGCGCCGATCAACTGGGCGGCCGGCGTCATCATGGGAGCCATGCTGCGGGCGAACTCCACCCAGCCTTCAAATTCGGTTTCCACCGTGCCGCTGCCCGCCAGCAGCGTACGTCCGCGGCGGACCAGTTCGGCCACATCGCGGAAAGAGTCCAGCAGCTCTTTCGAATTGATGAACTTCGCCATCGAACCCATATACCGCGGAGACTGCTCATCGAGAAAGGCTGCCGACTCCGGCGTCAACGCGTATTGGTCCCCGTCCTTGGCCAGGAACCCGTGAATGACCAGGTAGTCGCACACAATGCGTGTCGCCCGTGGATCGCCGCCGCATGCATGGGCCAGATCGGCCGCCGTCGTATGGCCTTGGGCGATCTGCGTAAAGAATCCCAGCTCGATCGCACCCCGCAAGGCGGCGCTCTGCTGATGGGCGTTAAGCGTATCAAAAATGCGGGACGGGTTCGGCTGCTCTGCAGCCGGCTCAGTGACAGAATCTGACATCGTTCCTCCGGAAAAAGAAGCGAGGCCGTGGATCGCCTTTCGCTCCGTGAACACAGCGTGCCGTAGCGACAGAAAACGTGCTTCCCTGAAGCCGGAAACTCCGCTCCTGCAAGACGTCCCTGTCGCCGCCCAATCATTCAAATTAGCCGGGCCTTACGCGACTGAACAGTCCGCCTCCCTGCCCGCGGGGTCTGCCAGGAAAAGGCGCGAAACCGTCGCGGAGATCGCAATCCCACCGCCACAGTCTCCTTTCCTTCGCGTTCCTCGATTCCAACAAGTATGATGGCGGTTCGGCGAAGTCGTCCTGTTGACTTCCATCCTGGCGAAAGTCGAACCGGCCTGTGGCTGTTCTGGGAGAATCAAACCTCATGTTAAAGACCTTTCAATTCCGATGTATCCTGGCGGCGCTGCTGGCGGCGACCTTGCTGTCCTCGACGGCCCAGGCGGCGGACCGGCTTAACTTTCTATTCATTACGCTTGACGACATGAACCGCGATTCGGTCGGCGCGTATGGGGCGAAGGTCCCGGAAACGACGCCCTCGATCGACCGCCTGGCGGCTGAGGGCCTGCGGTTTGAACAGGGCCACGTCACCATCGCCATCTGTCAGCCCACCCGGGCCGTCTGGATGACGGGCCGCTATCCGCACAACAACGGGGCCCTCGGTTTCAACCCGATCAAACGCGGCATTCCCACCCTGCCGGAAACCCTCAAAGAGAACGGCTATCTAACCGGCATCCTGGGCAAGACCGAGCATGTGGTCCCTTCGCGCAAGCAGGCGTTTGATTACCATCGCGACCGCGGCGAAATGAATAACGGCCGCAGCGCCGATCTGTACGCGCAGTTTACCGAAGAGTTTCTCCAGCAGGCGAAGGACGCCCAGAAGCCGTTCTTCCTGATGGTCAACACGCATGACCCGCACCGGCCGTTTGACAACCGCCGGCCGGCCGACAAACGGGGCGGCGGCTATCCGGCGCCTTCGCGCATCTATCAGCCGGAAGAGATCCTTGTGCCTGGCTTCCTGCCCGACCTGCCGGAGATTCGCGAAGAGATCGCCCAGTACTACAGCTCCGTCCGCCGGGCCGACGATGTGGTCGGTCGCGTGCTGGCCGAACTCGACAAAGCCGGCTATCGCGAGCACACCCTGGTGATGCTCAAATCGGATCACGGCATCCCCGTGCCGTTCGCCAAAACCAACGTCTGGCGGCACTCCACCATTACCCCCTGGATCGTCCGCTGGCCGGGCGTGATCGAGCCGGGCTCACGCGATACGGAGCATCTGATCGCCGGGGTCGACCTGGCGCCGACGGTGCTGGACGCACTGGGAATCGAGCCGATGGAAGGCGTCGACGGCCGCTCATTCCTGCCGGTGCTGCAGGGAAAAAAGCAGGCTGACCGCGACGTGGTCTTCACGCACATCAATACGATCGCTTCCGGAAAATCGTATCCCATGCGGTCGATCCAGGGCCCGCGTTACGGCTTCATCTGGAACGGCTGGTCCGACGGCAAAACGACCTTTCGCAACGAATCCATGAGCGGCCTGACCTGGAAGACGATGGTCAAAGCGAGCGCGACCGACCCGGCCCTGGCCGAGCGAGTCCGGCATTACAGCTTCCGCGAGCCGTTTGAATTTTACGACTACCAGCAAGATCCCGACGCCCTGCACAACCTGATCGACGACCCGGCCCAGCAAGCCATGATCGACCAATATCGCCAGGAAATGGTCCGGCAAATGACCGAAACCAACGACCCCCAGCTGCCCAATCTGCAGGCCGCCATGGGCAAGTAAGGTCCGGCATTAACCCTGCAGAATGGCCGCACCCGGCCGTTGGCGTTCGACGCCGTCCCGGCGGGACGACCGGGAATCATCGACGGGCAGGAGTGACGCAGCCTGCAGGCGAATAGCTAACAGCTGCATGCCGTTATGCCGTTACGCCGCGCGGTTCTGTTTGGCGGGCGGGTGATACTGCACCACGATTTGCTGCAGCTCGCGCAGGATCGGTTCCGGGCCGCTTTCGCTCACGTCGGCCAGGCGGCGGATGGCGGCTCGGGTGGCGGACAGACTGGCCGGTTCGCCGGCCGCGACCATGATCTTGGCGTGCGGCGTCGGCAGGTGTTTTTCGTCGTCGATGTACAACTCTTCGTACATCTTTTCGCCCGGTCGCAAGCCCGTGAATTCGATCTCGATGTCTTCGCCCGCCTCCAGGCCGGAGAGGCGAATCATGTCGCGGGCCAGGTCTACGATCCGCACCGGCTCGCCCATGTCGAGGACGAAAATCTCGCCGCCGTTCCCCATGGCGCCGGCCTGCAGCACCAGCTGCGAAGCTTCCGGGATCGTCATGAAGAACCGCGTCATGTTTTCATGCGTCACCGTCAGCGGGCCGCCGGCCGCGATCTGCTCGCGGAAAATCGGCACGACGCTGCCGTTGGAGCCCAGCACGTTGCCGAACCGCACGGTGACAAACTTGCAGCTGGAGGTCTGGTTGAGCGACTGCACGTACAGTTCGGCCACCCGCTTGCAGGTGCCCATGGTGCTGGTCGGATTGACGGCCTTGTCGGTCGAGATCATCACAAAAGAGCCGACCTGGTTCTGGTTGGCAAGGTCAGCCAGCAGCTGCGTGGTCAGGCAGATGTTCTTGACGGCCTCGCCCGGGTTGGCTTCCATCAGCGGGACATGCTTGTAGGCGGCGGCGTGAATCACGATCGCCGGTTGATGTTCGCGGAACAGGCTGGCCATCCGCAGTCCATCGGCGACGTCGGCCATGCAGACTTCCAGCTCGGCCGTCGGTTTCAAGGAGCGCAGCTCCCGTTCCAGGAAGAACTGGCCGTTCTCCCAGCGATCGACGAGCAGGATTTTTCGCGGCTCAAACTGCAGCAGCTGGCGACAAATTTCGGAGCCGATGCTGCCGGCGCTGCCGGTCACCATCACCACGCCGTCATCGATCCAGCGGCGCAGTTTCGTCATGTCCAGGTCGACCGGATCCCGCCGCAGCAGGTCCTCGATGGAAACGGTTCGCGGCTTCAGCGCCACGCGGCCGCTGAGCAGCTGGGCGTAGCTCGGCAGCACTTTCACGGTCACGCCGTGGGCCGGTCCGCGTTCGACCAGCGAGCGCACCTGCGAGCCGGGCAGTTCGTCGGCCGTGATCAACAGCTCGGTCACGCCGCTGGCCTCTGCCAGGGAACAGGCGTCGTCGAGCAGGCCGACGACCGGCACCCCGTCGATCCGCGATCCGATGGAGCCGGGCGTGTGGGTAATGA is part of the Lignipirellula cremea genome and encodes:
- a CDS encoding efflux RND transporter periplasmic adaptor subunit, which produces MDRRPFPARFLPTGSRVPPQLYAVTGTCLLLLIGCQPPSKPATKAAAAPPAKVEKLAQETEIARITLSPKAEQRLGITLTSFAMQQVQRRRTFGGEATIPGGRTIIVSAPVAGAIGPPAQGQIPLPGESIQAGQAVLSLVPLLTPERDVPTPAERVQMANARATLLSALTVAKGDVARSQAEVDAAKIALNRAEQLLADQAGTARAVDDARGQWNIVTSSLTAAKEREEQLDALLTELDSPAGEAAKATPLTLHSPQSGVIRNLAVSRGQTVNAGAPLFEVLDTRTIWIRVPLYVDLLTEVDTTAAALVKPLGQRGRRAAFSAATEDAAAATLPPQTTAAQPITAPPTADPLSGTADLYYEADNASLHLRPGQRVGVEIPLQGAGEALVVSAKAILYDIYGGAWVYIKSGEHAYQRERVLIRYTAGGLAVLDQGPAPGVEAVVDGAAELYGAEFGAGK
- a CDS encoding efflux RND transporter permease subunit produces the protein MSWLIESSLRMRVIVIALAIALIVVGVRTADNIPLDVFPEFAPPVVEIQTEAPGVSTEEVESLITVPIENSLNGIPFLKTVRSKSVLGLSSVRLIFAEGSDLLIARQLVQERLSTIVANLPASALAPRILPPLSSLSRCLKIGLWQERPDVSDIDAQREMTVLARWTLRPRLMATPGVANVAIWGEKDPQLQVVVDPDRLQANNLTLDTVLLTVRDAVMIGAGGFVDTANQRLAIRHLPPVYSPEELGEVVIAFRGGAPLRIRDVAEVMIDHAPPIGDAIINSRPGLLLIVEKQPWANTLDVTRGVEAAMKSMEPALGATHYDTTIFRPATFIERSIANLGQSMLIGCVLVVVVLILFLFDWRSALISATAIPLSLVATAMVLYWRGGTINTMVLAGLVIALGEVVDDAIIDVENIVRRLRINSQSEHPRSAFAVVLSASLEVRSAVVYATLIVIFAFLPVFFLEGLAGSFFRPLAMAYILAILASLLVALTVTPALSLMLLPQAASRRHRDGPLVAILKRMYRGVLPMLLRRPRITLASSLALVGSLGLLLPLLGEELMPRFKETDFLMHWVEKPGIGIDAMNRITIRASEELMEVDGVRNFGSHIGRAEVADEVVGPNFTELWISIDESADYDATVAEVQEIVDGYPGLYRDLLTYLTERIKEVLSGTSASIVVRTYGPNLEQLRATAQEIAGAMKNVKGVTTLKVEPQVLTPQIAVKMRPEAASRFGLTSGALMRAVTTLVNGSRVGEIYEDQKIYGVVVRGENRLHPDVASLSDLMIDTPSGAQVPLRDVADIAVVPAPNVIQREGASRRIDVTCNVAGRDLGSVARDIEKAVLADVHFGEGYHPEFLGEYAEAQASRQRMMLLSVIAVIAILLILYVDFQSWRLVLIMALMLPLSLLGGVVGALAVGGVISLGSLVGFVTVLGIAARNAIMLVSHYRHLEQEEGLPFDLELILRGAEERLAPILMTALTTGLALAPLVLTGNVPGQEIEYPMACVILGGIVTSTFLNLFVLPIEFYLFGQLPPGSRAEKE
- a CDS encoding mechanosensitive ion channel domain-containing protein, translating into MRNGLPLFSGLALLLVAAWLQAQPPVLNSAQGEVVASPAVVEPVAPPLADAETEAAAEETAAAVEAAAAAAETEAAQSKREEVSEELRVAQRTLETAKETAAETAKETSDEEVVAAPEPLQREVELLKQLEVVVAQQGVAKKEHQDLKMRLEDLTAQVEAVRVQGPPEQPPYSFLMLDHSRDELAARQARTETVESVADGADAEITRAKQTLETRQQAYRLAREAAEANTDEEKKTELANELKFAELEVRIATESLAQAKQEQANQELAQKLHTAQVDLLQAKVVWFSKASVFSDRDLQEQMIEIDKHEEDLRNELRRAESNLKYAESEWTRARSQLDSATEKSVELVQQVEAKQLARQRFHTMVSLLNVRLQRRGVNRELWQRRFHVIRRTAKTEELITWSEEARARLDQLEREKRIDQMRIDELRQDMAGRDKLLQSADIDKARRWIEDQRDTLGRIIQVYDANIVSIESSRRLTEKLISEIEGDVNTWTLADWSENFYFYAEKIWNTELTTVDDHPLTVGKVLVGMFLILCGFALARLLSRSLGKRLQHRRFRMNESGVAALQSLSFYVLLVGFTLTALKFVNVPLTMFAFLGGAIAIGVGFGSQNILNNFISGLILLAERPIKVGDLIQIDDLYGNVEQIGARSTRIRTGRNMEIIVPNSTFLESNVVNLTRGDDKLRTQVNIGIAYGSSTREATRLLKHAATEHGRVLKQPEPFVWFAEFGDNALNFELHFWVKVRSVTEQKRIESDLRFQIDHLFREAEISIAFPQRDIHLDTTRPIAVQFVPAENEEPGRDQSENEAA
- a CDS encoding class I SAM-dependent methyltransferase: MSDSVTEPAAEQPNPSRIFDTLNAHQQSAALRGAIELGFFTQIAQGHTTAADLAHACGGDPRATRIVCDYLVIHGFLAKDGDQYALTPESAAFLDEQSPRYMGSMAKFINSKELLDSFRDVAELVRRGRTLLAGSGTVETEFEGWVEFARSMAPMMTPAAQLIGALAAQRSPGPIRVLDIAAGHGLFGVEVARQNPQASVTALDWGKVLAVAEQNAARAGVSDRYALLPGDALSIDYGVGFDLVLATNFFHHFDRDTCVSLMRKMAGCLNAGGYVVTLEFVPNEDRVSPPASAAFAMTMLASTPAGDAYTFAEYEAMWSEAGLTQSELHQAPPTPQQLIISQA